From one Leptospira kanakyensis genomic stretch:
- a CDS encoding LamG-like jellyroll fold domain-containing protein — MKRFTLPLVFFLLSSCSLPSLSRSPLDFLAFLRFFSGPQFTGHSIGGVVSGLIPGTSVTVTNNQESVTVSSDGNFIFPTKLSSGQSYDVSFVTNGAGLTCSIANAQGVVQSSNITNVSITCGLGANFYEVGVNVSGLSGTITVQNNGADTLNISTTGLTKFTTLVSTGNNYAVTITSQPVGTICSFDDPTLTVGTIAAANVTIFITCVNGYIVGGNIHPNPSSDLGTSLISRKSFLKTKVGSFPVNAGGAGAITGGAVASATPTTARFNGPNMITTDGNFIYLADSVNAVIRKIDKSNGTTTILAGGNSGGGTVCPGTLTTNCQDGVGTAAQFNGIVGLTTNGNNLFVLESTGGRIRKVNLATSTVSTFAGSGNAASADNVSGILASFNNPSSITMFNGSLYIVDRGNCTIRVVNPTTTAVSTIAGGPTLCSFVDNTTGTNARFVSPITAVGLGGYLYITDLGGGGGHKIRRLSLSGTNAVDTIAGDGVQASTDGLGTAAQFNDPHGLTTDGTNLFISEWSGHKIRHLDLSTNKVTTLAGNTPGYSDNTGGMGLLNFPGYLLSDGLNIYISDTGNHSLRYLEPSELLRYTFDGNTNDSIGTNHGTIVGGPTPTMDENGFAGGAYEFHGGVEYIQSTVNIATTITDNLTISAWVYPAGGLVTQFIFSNGQGGSNGYGLAIDPSRSLQVILAGVAGSGLTTMRLPLNQWSHVLLRRSYPNWQIFINGKADSLVFTMNPILPASTFKVGEAGHGYPFKGKISDVRLFNGALDNDAIQKLATQVPSGLVTYFPFNGNTKDYGSAGNHLTISGVAATTNDRNGHPSGAYYFNGASFMQRLNPNGLPVGSSPRTICAWFNKSSTIGEYIVGYGTFINSQGNGLVVTDTVTGMFGVADDVVIFHEGFRNQWMHLCGTYTAGNIEIYENGVLRVSGSKSWSTVPGPSLEVGRRLDGVGGNFSGDLDEIRIYDRVLSISEIRALSGHYPTQVSSWNQTPASSSLKLFLMPEAASFGPGACSGGANCVGVLDDRSGNGLHVSQGTGANQPIFSATGLNGSKSLRYSDSTGTFLSRACTPELNSIANTIFAVFIDLQSSGSDGIFQNGNSGKLLYLPGFLGTKVVNLFDLSIVTTRLITNPSYHSINEAVLMSLDYNGTSGNVYKGGAVVTSSSFGTPTYNCTSGNLDVGRYYWNIGGAPPSDGDYLEGFMGDLIYFDQSLSTSDREIVECYLSNKYNLPLGHTCP, encoded by the coding sequence ATGAAGAGATTCACACTACCGTTGGTATTTTTTCTCCTCTCTTCCTGCTCTCTTCCCTCACTGTCTCGTAGTCCTCTAGATTTTTTGGCCTTCCTTCGTTTTTTTTCAGGCCCACAGTTTACAGGACATAGTATCGGTGGTGTGGTCTCTGGACTCATACCAGGAACTTCCGTCACAGTCACGAACAACCAAGAATCGGTTACAGTGAGTTCCGATGGAAACTTTATTTTCCCAACGAAACTCAGTTCAGGACAAAGTTACGATGTTAGTTTTGTTACCAATGGTGCTGGACTCACTTGTTCCATAGCCAATGCCCAAGGTGTTGTACAAAGTAGCAATATAACAAACGTAAGTATCACATGTGGGCTTGGTGCAAACTTTTATGAAGTGGGCGTAAATGTTTCCGGACTCAGTGGAACCATCACAGTCCAGAACAACGGAGCAGATACTTTAAATATATCAACAACCGGCCTGACAAAATTCACAACCCTTGTGTCCACAGGTAACAATTATGCAGTGACCATTACCTCACAGCCGGTGGGTACAATCTGTTCGTTTGATGATCCAACGCTTACTGTGGGAACTATAGCTGCTGCCAATGTAACTATATTTATAACGTGTGTTAACGGATACATCGTAGGTGGAAACATACACCCGAATCCAAGTTCGGATCTTGGAACCAGTCTTATCTCAAGGAAATCTTTTTTAAAAACAAAAGTTGGTTCCTTTCCAGTCAATGCTGGTGGAGCCGGTGCTATCACAGGAGGGGCGGTTGCCAGTGCAACACCTACCACTGCTCGGTTTAATGGCCCGAATATGATCACTACCGATGGTAATTTTATCTACTTAGCTGATTCTGTGAATGCAGTGATTCGAAAGATTGATAAATCCAACGGAACTACCACCATCCTCGCCGGAGGAAATTCGGGAGGGGGAACTGTTTGTCCCGGTACTCTAACAACCAATTGTCAAGATGGCGTTGGAACCGCAGCACAGTTTAATGGAATAGTTGGCCTAACCACCAATGGAAACAATTTATTTGTTTTAGAATCAACAGGCGGAAGGATTAGAAAAGTCAATTTAGCTACTTCCACAGTATCTACGTTTGCTGGAAGTGGAAATGCCGCCTCAGCTGACAACGTATCAGGAATCCTTGCGTCTTTTAATAATCCTTCTTCCATTACCATGTTTAACGGAAGTCTTTATATTGTAGATCGCGGGAACTGCACCATTCGTGTTGTGAATCCGACCACAACTGCCGTAAGCACCATCGCCGGAGGCCCCACTCTATGCAGTTTTGTAGACAACACAACAGGAACTAACGCTCGCTTTGTGTCCCCAATCACTGCGGTTGGTTTAGGAGGATACCTTTATATTACAGATCTCGGCGGAGGAGGTGGCCATAAAATTCGTAGACTTTCCCTTAGCGGCACCAATGCAGTAGATACGATAGCGGGAGATGGAGTGCAGGCATCCACAGATGGATTAGGAACGGCTGCCCAGTTCAATGACCCACATGGACTCACAACAGATGGAACCAATTTATTCATCTCCGAATGGTCAGGACATAAAATCAGACATCTCGATCTATCCACAAACAAAGTCACAACTCTCGCAGGAAACACACCTGGTTATTCTGACAATACTGGCGGAATGGGTCTTTTGAATTTTCCCGGTTATCTATTGTCAGACGGACTCAATATTTATATTTCCGATACGGGAAACCATTCCCTTCGATATTTAGAACCCTCCGAATTGCTTCGTTATACATTTGATGGAAATACAAACGATTCAATTGGAACAAATCACGGAACTATCGTAGGTGGCCCCACTCCCACAATGGATGAAAACGGTTTTGCGGGTGGTGCTTATGAATTTCACGGAGGTGTTGAATACATCCAATCAACTGTAAACATCGCAACCACTATTACAGATAACTTAACAATCTCCGCCTGGGTTTATCCTGCGGGTGGCCTGGTTACACAGTTCATATTCAGTAATGGACAAGGTGGTTCGAATGGATATGGACTCGCCATTGATCCCTCTCGTAGTTTACAAGTGATCCTCGCAGGTGTAGCAGGTAGTGGACTGACTACAATGCGGCTTCCATTAAACCAATGGTCTCATGTATTGCTTCGCAGATCCTACCCCAACTGGCAAATTTTCATCAATGGTAAAGCAGATTCTCTCGTTTTTACCATGAACCCGATCCTACCGGCCAGTACTTTCAAAGTGGGGGAAGCAGGACACGGATACCCATTTAAAGGTAAAATCTCCGATGTTCGATTATTTAATGGAGCCCTAGACAACGATGCTATCCAAAAACTTGCCACACAAGTTCCTTCAGGACTTGTCACCTACTTCCCGTTCAATGGGAATACAAAAGACTATGGAAGCGCTGGAAACCATTTAACCATTTCGGGGGTAGCGGCCACTACAAACGATAGAAATGGTCACCCCAGTGGAGCCTATTATTTTAATGGTGCCTCCTTTATGCAAAGGTTAAACCCAAATGGTTTACCAGTAGGAAGTAGTCCAAGAACCATTTGTGCTTGGTTCAATAAATCAAGTACTATTGGCGAATACATTGTAGGTTATGGAACCTTCATCAATTCCCAAGGGAATGGCCTCGTAGTTACTGATACCGTCACAGGAATGTTTGGTGTAGCCGATGATGTAGTGATCTTTCACGAAGGTTTTCGGAACCAATGGATGCATCTTTGCGGAACATATACTGCCGGCAACATTGAAATTTATGAAAATGGAGTTTTACGTGTTTCTGGATCTAAATCATGGTCTACCGTCCCAGGTCCTAGCCTGGAAGTAGGAAGGCGCCTCGATGGAGTTGGCGGCAACTTTAGTGGCGATCTAGACGAGATTAGAATCTACGATCGTGTCCTTAGCATTTCGGAAATCAGAGCTCTATCAGGACATTATCCAACACAAGTCAGCAGTTGGAACCAAACACCTGCTAGCAGTAGCTTAAAGTTATTTTTAATGCCAGAAGCTGCATCCTTTGGACCGGGAGCTTGCAGTGGAGGAGCCAATTGTGTAGGTGTTTTGGATGACCGGAGTGGGAACGGACTTCATGTCAGTCAAGGCACGGGGGCCAATCAGCCTATTTTCAGTGCTACCGGGCTCAATGGATCAAAAAGTTTACGTTATTCAGATTCTACGGGAACGTTTTTATCAAGAGCTTGTACTCCTGAATTAAATAGTATAGCAAATACCATTTTTGCTGTATTTATTGATTTGCAATCTTCAGGAAGTGATGGTATTTTTCAAAATGGCAATTCTGGTAAGTTATTGTATCTACCTGGTTTTTTAGGTACAAAAGTTGTAAATTTATTTGATTTATCAATTGTTACTACTCGATTGATTACCAATCCTTCTTACCATTCAATCAATGAAGCCGTTCTCATGTCACTTGACTACAACGGAACTTCAGGAAATGTTTATAAAGGAGGGGCCGTAGTAACTTCCTCGAGTTTCGGAACACCTACTTACAATTGCACTAGTGGAAACTTGGATGTCGGAAGGTATTATTGGAATATAGGAGGTGCTCCACCATCTGATGGAGATTATTTAGAAGGTTTTATGGGAGATTTAATTTATTTCGACCAATCCCTTTCCACAAGTGATAGGGAAATCGTTGAATGTTATCTTTCGAATAAATACAATCTCCCTCTGGGTCACACCTGTCCTTAA